In Aquila chrysaetos chrysaetos chromosome 2, bAquChr1.4, whole genome shotgun sequence, the following are encoded in one genomic region:
- the CGRRF1 gene encoding cell growth regulator with RING finger domain protein 1 isoform X1: protein MAAVFLVTLYEYSPLFYITVVFVCFLVTSGLVLGWFGLGVPVILRNSEETESSARVLKKRMRQVKNPFGLEIPHPATASVTKGITLTPDCLEDCILTCYWGCSVQKLHEALQKHVYCFRIKTPQALEDALYSEYLYRQQYFIKKNDKEEKYCQLPEDAQVVDFGPVPRSRYPLIALLTLADEEDREIYDINLVPNFVTDDFRGTWQKSKDNCYVKIMYGIQRMLMIFTKLISAKVSVVSMVAVIHIPDESYRLPCRILYQYLLLAQGQYHDLKQLFMSANSTAPSSSDTSPGERSTDRSLLEKAGLAEDEPELREENSKDCVVCQNGTVNWVLLPCRHACLCDGCIKYFQQCPMCRQFVQESFPLCSKKEQDEDESARILQDVLPGRVF from the exons GTTTGGGTTGGGTGTTCCTGTTATTCTGAGAAactcagaagaaacagaatccAGCGCAAGAGTTTTGAAAAAGCGGATGAGACAAGTGAAGAATCCTTTTGGGTTAGAAATCCCTCATCCTGCTACAGCCTCAGTAACAA AGGGTATAACACTGACACCTGATTGTCTGGAAGACTGCATTCTTACATGCTACTGGGGCTGCAGTGTTCAAAAACTCCACGAAGCGTTGCAGAAACATGTCTACTGCTTCAGAATAAAGACTCCTCAGGCATTAGAGGATGCTCTGTACAGCGAATACCTCTATCGACAACAGTACTt cattaaaaaaaatgacaaggaagaaaaatattgtcagTTACCTGAAGATGCTCAAGTTGTCGATTTTGGCCCAGTGCCTAGATCTCGCTATCCATTGATAGCATTGTTGACATTAGCTGatgaagaagacagagaaatatATGATATT AATTTGGTCCCTAACTTTGTCACTGATGACTTCAGGGGAACATGGCAGAAGAGCAAGGATAATTGCTATGTAAAAATTATGTATGGTATTCAAAGGATGCTTATGATTTTCACAAAGCTCATATCTGCAAAGGTGTCTGTG GTTTCAATGGTGGCTGTAATTCACATTCCTGATGAGAGCTACAGACTTCCCTGCAGAATACTCTATCAGTATCTACTTCTAGCTCAAGGTCAATACCATGATCTGAAG cAACTCTTCATGTCTGCAAATAGTACTGCACCGTCTTCAAGCGATACGTCCCCTGGTGAGAGAAGCACTGACAGAAGCTTGCTAGAAAAGGCTGGACTGGCTGAAGATGAACCAGAATTGCgtgaagaaaacagtaaagaCTGTGTTGTTTGCCAAAATGGCACAGTGAACTGGGTACTCCTACCCTGCAGGCACGCGTGCTTGTGTGATGGCTGCATTAAGTATTTTCAGCAGTGTCCAATGTGTAGGCAGTTTGTTCAAGAATCTTTTCCACTTTGCAGTAAAAAGGAGCAAGATGAAGATGAATCAGCACGTATCTTGCAAGATGTTCTTCCTGGAAGAGttttttaa
- the CGRRF1 gene encoding cell growth regulator with RING finger domain protein 1 isoform X2, translated as MAAVFLVTLYEYSPLFYITVVFVCFLVTSGLVLGWFGLGVPVILRNSEETESSARVLKKRMRQVKNPFGLEIPHPATASVTKGITLTPDCLEDCILTCYWGCSVQKLHEALQKHVYCFRIKTPQALEDALYSEYLYRQQYFIKKNDKEEKYCQLPEDAQVVDFGPVPRSRYPLIALLTLADEEDREIYDIVSMVAVIHIPDESYRLPCRILYQYLLLAQGQYHDLKQLFMSANSTAPSSSDTSPGERSTDRSLLEKAGLAEDEPELREENSKDCVVCQNGTVNWVLLPCRHACLCDGCIKYFQQCPMCRQFVQESFPLCSKKEQDEDESARILQDVLPGRVF; from the exons GTTTGGGTTGGGTGTTCCTGTTATTCTGAGAAactcagaagaaacagaatccAGCGCAAGAGTTTTGAAAAAGCGGATGAGACAAGTGAAGAATCCTTTTGGGTTAGAAATCCCTCATCCTGCTACAGCCTCAGTAACAA AGGGTATAACACTGACACCTGATTGTCTGGAAGACTGCATTCTTACATGCTACTGGGGCTGCAGTGTTCAAAAACTCCACGAAGCGTTGCAGAAACATGTCTACTGCTTCAGAATAAAGACTCCTCAGGCATTAGAGGATGCTCTGTACAGCGAATACCTCTATCGACAACAGTACTt cattaaaaaaaatgacaaggaagaaaaatattgtcagTTACCTGAAGATGCTCAAGTTGTCGATTTTGGCCCAGTGCCTAGATCTCGCTATCCATTGATAGCATTGTTGACATTAGCTGatgaagaagacagagaaatatATGATATT GTTTCAATGGTGGCTGTAATTCACATTCCTGATGAGAGCTACAGACTTCCCTGCAGAATACTCTATCAGTATCTACTTCTAGCTCAAGGTCAATACCATGATCTGAAG cAACTCTTCATGTCTGCAAATAGTACTGCACCGTCTTCAAGCGATACGTCCCCTGGTGAGAGAAGCACTGACAGAAGCTTGCTAGAAAAGGCTGGACTGGCTGAAGATGAACCAGAATTGCgtgaagaaaacagtaaagaCTGTGTTGTTTGCCAAAATGGCACAGTGAACTGGGTACTCCTACCCTGCAGGCACGCGTGCTTGTGTGATGGCTGCATTAAGTATTTTCAGCAGTGTCCAATGTGTAGGCAGTTTGTTCAAGAATCTTTTCCACTTTGCAGTAAAAAGGAGCAAGATGAAGATGAATCAGCACGTATCTTGCAAGATGTTCTTCCTGGAAGAGttttttaa